In Bacillus sp. DX3.1, the following proteins share a genomic window:
- a CDS encoding glycerol-3-phosphate responsive antiterminator, giving the protein MEFHEQRILPAVRQIKDLEKLIHSSYEYIVILDIHIGQLKSVVALAKQHCKKVFLHVDLIHGLQSDGHATEYICQEFKPYGLLSTKANVILKAKQKGVVAIQRIFLIDSSAMEKSCALLEKTKPNYIEVLPGALTGVIAEVKERTGVPILAGGFIRTVDDVERALAAGATAITTSKKELWKHYQKK; this is encoded by the coding sequence ATGGAATTTCATGAACAAAGAATTTTACCAGCTGTTCGGCAAATAAAGGATTTAGAGAAGTTAATACATAGTTCTTATGAATATATTGTTATTTTAGACATTCATATTGGTCAATTGAAAAGTGTGGTTGCGCTAGCAAAGCAGCATTGTAAAAAAGTATTTTTACATGTTGATTTGATTCACGGGTTACAAAGCGATGGACATGCAACTGAATATATATGTCAAGAATTTAAGCCATACGGTTTATTATCTACGAAAGCAAATGTGATTTTAAAGGCGAAGCAAAAAGGTGTCGTTGCGATTCAACGGATTTTTTTAATCGATTCTAGCGCGATGGAAAAAAGTTGTGCGCTTTTAGAAAAAACGAAGCCAAATTACATTGAAGTACTTCCGGGTGCTTTAACAGGTGTGATTGCAGAAGTGAAAGAACGGACAGGTGTTCCGATTTTAGCGGGTGGTTTTATTCGCACAGTTGATGATGTTGAGAGAGCGTTAGCTGCTGGCGCAACAGCGATTACAACTTCGAAAAAAGAACTATGGAAACATTACCAGAAAAAGTGA
- a CDS encoding sporulation YhaL family protein, which yields MEILPWWVYLIIIGIVVSGYMVLYTSKKEQEMDNEFIEKEGEIYMKRLEEERERRHQDKDEDSVLL from the coding sequence GTGGAAATTTTACCATGGTGGGTTTATCTTATTATTATTGGGATTGTTGTGAGCGGTTATATGGTGTTATATACTTCAAAAAAAGAGCAAGAGATGGATAATGAGTTTATCGAAAAAGAAGGCGAAATATATATGAAGCGCTTAGAAGAAGAGCGGGAACGACGCCATCAAGATAAGGATGAGGACTCTGTTTTACTTTAA